A section of the Rossellomorea marisflavi genome encodes:
- a CDS encoding class I SAM-dependent methyltransferase encodes MKPVDILTMNKTSWEQSAERFFGRTALPEFGPNAPSEDDLHLFGDVNGKAVLDIGCGSGHSLSYMGNQGAGELWGLDLTTKQIEAATGVLREQNTTVKLFESPMEENPGLPSNYFDVVYSIYALGWTYDLKKTLSHVHSYLKPGGTFIFSWENPMHDRLQYRDGEFVMTKSYVTEGPEYNEGWNKSVVIHHRKLTTYINTLIQCGFEIEHVIDDVVISDIPSDNPERWYASQKAEWVPSTFIVKARKR; translated from the coding sequence ATGAAACCTGTAGATATTTTAACGATGAATAAGACAAGCTGGGAGCAATCGGCCGAGCGCTTTTTCGGACGGACGGCCTTGCCGGAGTTCGGGCCGAATGCCCCGAGTGAAGACGATCTTCACCTGTTTGGAGATGTAAACGGAAAAGCCGTACTCGATATCGGGTGCGGAAGTGGACATTCCCTGTCCTATATGGGGAATCAGGGGGCCGGTGAGCTGTGGGGCCTCGACTTGACCACGAAGCAGATCGAAGCGGCGACTGGAGTACTTCGGGAACAGAATACCACAGTGAAGTTGTTCGAATCCCCCATGGAGGAGAATCCTGGGCTGCCCTCAAACTACTTCGACGTGGTCTATTCCATTTACGCCCTGGGCTGGACGTATGATCTGAAGAAAACATTGAGCCATGTCCACTCGTACCTGAAGCCGGGCGGCACGTTCATCTTCAGCTGGGAGAATCCCATGCACGACCGCCTCCAGTACCGGGACGGCGAGTTCGTCATGACCAAATCGTATGTAACGGAAGGCCCTGAGTACAATGAGGGGTGGAATAAAAGTGTCGTGATCCACCACCGGAAGCTGACCACCTACATCAATACGCTCATTCAGTGTGGATTCGAGATTGAACATGTCATTGATGACGTGGTGATCTCAGACATCCCGTCTGACAATCCGGAACGTTGGTACGCCAGTCAGAAGGCGGAATGGGTGCCTTCCACGTTTATTGTGAAGGCAAGGAAAAGGTGA
- a CDS encoding RNA polymerase alpha subunit C-terminal domain-containing protein, which translates to MTSKRVCEHGHIYYKSSDCPTCPTCEKGKKPSEGFQSKLSAPARRALTSKGIESAEDLCKYTEKEILSLHGIGPSSLPVLRDELERNGLAFRG; encoded by the coding sequence ATGACATCCAAACGAGTCTGTGAACACGGACACATCTATTACAAAAGCAGTGACTGCCCCACATGCCCGACCTGTGAGAAAGGAAAAAAGCCTTCTGAAGGATTTCAGTCCAAGCTTTCTGCTCCGGCACGCAGGGCTTTGACCAGTAAAGGGATTGAGAGTGCAGAGGATTTGTGCAAGTACACGGAAAAAGAAATCCTTTCCTTGCACGGGATCGGTCCTTCCTCGCTTCCTGTGTTGAGGGACGAGCTGGAGCGTAATGGGCTTGCTTTCAGGGGGTAA
- a CDS encoding YrdB family protein gives MIRLLRQLNVALRFTLELMGLAAIGYWGFHMGDGWMGWLSGITIPLLFATFWGMFGSPRAPFPLPPKGRLMLEALIFGLPGALLLGLMPVTAIIYLVGVVLNRVLIVYWKQENLIHT, from the coding sequence ATGATTAGATTGCTTAGACAGTTGAATGTTGCTCTTCGCTTCACGCTAGAGCTGATGGGTTTGGCAGCCATCGGGTATTGGGGGTTCCATATGGGAGATGGCTGGATGGGGTGGCTGAGCGGGATCACCATTCCCCTTTTATTCGCAACTTTCTGGGGAATGTTCGGTTCCCCACGTGCCCCATTTCCACTCCCCCCAAAAGGTAGGCTTATGCTGGAAGCCTTGATATTCGGCCTTCCAGGCGCTCTTCTATTGGGGTTGATGCCTGTGACGGCCATTATTTATCTAGTAGGTGTGGTCCTCAACCGTGTGCTCATTGTATATTGGAAACAAGAAAACCTGATTCACACTTGA
- a CDS encoding TetR/AcrR family transcriptional regulator, with product MDLDIILTAAIELADREGMSEVTLATLAKSLHVRPPSLYNHVKGGLPALKIEMAKRGYSQLNQRLMDASVGRSMDAAVLAFGMAYVQFVRDHPGLYEAMLMVAIGADEELQDIQDRSIRIIIQVMEGYGLGENGTLHAVRGLRSILHGFASLEQHGEFGLPLEKDESLTKSIHAFLSGIRWFKDSND from the coding sequence ATGGATCTAGATATCATCTTAACAGCAGCCATCGAGCTTGCTGACCGTGAAGGGATGAGCGAGGTCACACTTGCCACTTTAGCAAAATCATTACATGTCCGCCCCCCTTCCCTCTATAATCATGTTAAAGGCGGACTCCCTGCCCTGAAGATTGAAATGGCCAAACGCGGCTATTCCCAGTTGAACCAACGGTTGATGGACGCTTCAGTCGGCCGTTCAATGGATGCCGCTGTCCTCGCCTTCGGTATGGCCTATGTACAATTCGTCCGGGACCATCCAGGACTCTATGAAGCCATGCTCATGGTCGCGATCGGAGCCGATGAAGAGCTGCAGGATATCCAGGATCGAAGCATCAGAATCATCATCCAGGTCATGGAGGGATATGGTTTGGGCGAAAATGGTACCCTTCATGCCGTTCGGGGACTACGGAGCATTCTCCATGGCTTTGCTTCATTGGAGCAGCACGGAGAATTCGGGCTTCCCCTTGAAAAGGATGAAAGCCTGACAAAAAGCATCCATGCTTTTCTTTCAGGAATCCGCTGGTTCAAGGACTCCAATGATTAG
- a CDS encoding MBL fold metallo-hydrolase, protein MRLTRINQIHQLSFLPRLFPVNCYLVEEQDDLTLIDAALPYSAKAILASAEKIGKPISRIVLTHSHDDHIGALDKLKESLPHAEVYISRRDERLLRGDLSLDDHEPQTPIRGGVPKNIKTRADVLLEENDVVGSLRAISAPGHTPGSMAFFDQRDGSLIVGDAFQTRGGTAVSGQLNPLFPFPALATWNKEVALKSAQKLVDLKPTLLAAGHGVMIPSPESIMNEAILKAKKKG, encoded by the coding sequence ATGCGCCTAACCCGTATAAATCAAATCCATCAGTTATCTTTTCTGCCACGGTTGTTTCCTGTGAATTGTTATCTTGTTGAAGAGCAGGATGACCTTACCCTTATCGATGCCGCACTACCTTATAGTGCAAAAGCAATCTTGGCTTCTGCCGAGAAAATCGGCAAACCCATCTCCCGCATCGTTTTGACCCATTCCCATGACGATCATATCGGTGCGTTGGATAAATTGAAGGAATCACTGCCGCATGCTGAAGTCTATATTTCCAGACGGGATGAGCGGTTGCTCCGTGGCGATCTTTCCCTGGATGATCACGAGCCCCAGACGCCTATTCGCGGCGGCGTGCCAAAGAACATCAAGACCCGTGCGGATGTCCTCCTTGAAGAAAATGATGTGGTCGGTTCCCTCCGAGCCATTTCAGCACCGGGGCACACACCGGGGTCAATGGCTTTCTTCGACCAGAGGGACGGCAGCCTGATTGTTGGAGATGCTTTTCAAACGCGCGGGGGGACGGCCGTTTCCGGGCAGCTTAATCCGCTCTTCCCGTTCCCGGCACTTGCGACTTGGAATAAAGAGGTGGCCCTGAAAAGCGCTCAAAAGCTTGTTGATCTTAAGCCTACTCTCCTCGCAGCAGGTCACGGAGTGATGATCCCTTCACCTGAATCGATCATGAACGAAGCCATATTAAAGGCAAAAAAGAAAGGTTGA
- a CDS encoding histidine phosphatase family protein → MKLLLIRHGQSEADVLNVHEGRADYPLTELGRSQGKAMAEKVESFFEPDIIWSSTLKRAAETTDILTKKVGCEDVRYIDELMEQHNGILAGMPLVEAEKIPVPQYLHEAVEGGETFIEFRMRLEHIFSRIIHTTNADRIIIVAHGGVLSMLLNIFMGNPVDQNVWFITGDTGMHLLEKDGEERLVHFLNDTGHLAEIKS, encoded by the coding sequence TTGAAACTATTACTGATTCGCCACGGACAATCAGAGGCAGATGTCCTGAACGTACATGAAGGAAGGGCGGACTATCCGTTGACGGAGCTTGGTCGTTCGCAAGGAAAAGCGATGGCGGAAAAAGTAGAAAGCTTTTTCGAACCAGACATCATCTGGTCCAGTACGTTAAAAAGAGCAGCAGAAACCACGGATATCCTGACAAAGAAAGTGGGGTGTGAGGACGTCCGCTATATAGACGAGCTGATGGAACAACATAATGGAATCTTAGCCGGCATGCCGCTTGTGGAAGCTGAGAAGATCCCCGTTCCTCAGTATCTTCACGAAGCTGTGGAGGGAGGGGAAACATTCATTGAGTTCCGGATGAGGTTGGAACACATCTTCTCCCGGATCATTCATACAACGAATGCAGATAGGATCATCATCGTCGCACATGGAGGTGTATTATCCATGCTTCTGAATATCTTTATGGGGAATCCGGTTGATCAGAATGTCTGGTTCATCACGGGTGACACAGGAATGCATCTATTGGAGAAGGATGGGGAGGAGAGGTTGGTTCATTTTTTGAATGATACGGGGCATCTTGCTGAAATAAAGAGTTAA
- a CDS encoding alcohol dehydrogenase catalytic domain-containing protein produces the protein MMNRRLVLNGPRKLEWINGDDSVLSEGEIRVETHACGISIGAEMSQYLGIDPTDVEPVYPRKVGYESAGRVIEIGRSVTDFKVGDRVIAFYGQQTFGVTPSKKAVRIPADVEWKYALLNTLSCDAAKGVLKLNLSKEDRVLVTGAGTMGVLAVHFLKHHLGVRYVDVVEPDEARHSLPLRLGADRIYRSEAEIKDFYDAGLECSAHSDAFLTLMNTMKGEGTICVLSDGNRDEFTLPSAFFEKELRMVASSDGYDYRKHSEWFFSTYEKTPYLMDLFEKEIAPDQVMSCFEEMASIRPLKVFVDYQ, from the coding sequence ATGATGAATAGGCGTCTTGTTTTGAATGGACCAAGGAAGTTGGAATGGATTAATGGGGATGACTCTGTACTTTCAGAGGGAGAAATCCGGGTAGAAACCCATGCCTGCGGAATCAGCATCGGGGCTGAAATGTCTCAATATCTTGGGATTGACCCGACCGATGTGGAACCGGTCTATCCACGTAAGGTCGGGTATGAAAGCGCAGGGAGGGTCATAGAGATTGGGAGGTCTGTGACCGATTTCAAAGTGGGGGATCGTGTTATCGCATTTTACGGTCAGCAGACATTCGGGGTCACCCCGTCCAAGAAGGCGGTCAGGATTCCTGCGGATGTAGAGTGGAAGTATGCGCTTCTTAACACGCTTTCCTGTGATGCAGCCAAGGGCGTCCTGAAGCTGAATCTATCGAAAGAAGATCGTGTCCTTGTAACAGGGGCAGGGACGATGGGCGTCTTGGCTGTTCATTTCTTAAAACATCATCTCGGGGTGAGGTATGTGGATGTGGTGGAACCTGATGAAGCGAGGCATTCGCTGCCACTGCGACTTGGTGCCGACAGGATCTACCGTAGTGAAGCTGAAATAAAAGATTTCTATGATGCTGGATTGGAGTGCTCCGCTCACAGCGATGCATTCCTCACGCTTATGAACACCATGAAGGGGGAGGGGACCATCTGCGTTTTATCAGATGGGAATCGTGATGAATTTACGCTTCCTTCCGCATTTTTCGAAAAGGAATTGAGGATGGTTGCTTCAAGTGATGGCTATGACTATCGCAAACATAGTGAGTGGTTTTTCAGTACATACGAAAAGACGCCTTATCTTATGGATTTATTTGAAAAAGAGATTGCTCCGGATCAAGTGATGTCATGCTTTGAAGAGATGGCATCCATCCGGCCTCTGAAAGTGTTTGTTGATTATCAATAG
- a CDS encoding class I SAM-dependent methyltransferase: protein MEETKIVIGAGPYHNNPGWLHTDEQELDLLIEETWSTKFNEGSISAILAEHVWEHLTAEEGLEAAMRCYRYLRKGGYVRCAVPDGYFPDESYQHIVQIGGPGPEDHPAASHKIVHTYKSLTEMFSQAGFEVKLLEYCDENGQFHVSEWDEAKGVIFRSKKVDPRNRDVLTFPSLKVDAVKI, encoded by the coding sequence ATGGAAGAAACGAAAATCGTCATCGGTGCCGGACCTTATCATAATAACCCCGGCTGGCTCCACACCGATGAGCAGGAGTTGGATCTTCTAATAGAAGAAACGTGGTCAACGAAGTTCAATGAAGGAAGCATCTCGGCAATCCTGGCCGAACATGTGTGGGAGCATCTCACTGCAGAAGAGGGCCTTGAAGCCGCCATGCGCTGTTACCGCTATCTGAGAAAAGGCGGATACGTCCGCTGCGCCGTACCGGATGGATATTTCCCCGATGAAAGCTACCAGCACATCGTACAGATAGGCGGACCAGGACCTGAGGATCATCCAGCTGCAAGCCATAAAATCGTCCATACCTATAAAAGCCTGACTGAGATGTTCTCACAGGCAGGCTTTGAGGTCAAATTGTTGGAGTACTGTGATGAGAACGGACAGTTTCACGTTTCCGAATGGGATGAAGCGAAGGGCGTGATCTTCCGTTCGAAGAAGGTGGATCCCCGGAACCGGGATGTATTGACGTTTCCTTCTTTGAAGGTGGATGCGGTGAAGATTTAA
- a CDS encoding PTS mannitol transporter subunit IICBA: MAQSTVKVKIQKFGNFLSSMVLPNIGAFIAWGLITALFIPDGLIPNESLASLVGPMVTYLLPLLIGYTGGKLIHDQRGGVVGAIATMGVIVGAPDTPMFLGAMIMGPLGAYVIKKFDQLIDGKIRSGFEMLVNNFSAGILGGILAILAFLGIGPAVNAFTQVLVHGVDWLIAAHLLPLTSILIEPAKILFLNNAINHGILSPIGLEQVQQTGKSVLFLLEANPGPGLGVLLAYMFFSRGTAKQSAPGAAIIHFFGGIHEIYFPYVLMKPALLLSVILGGMSGVLTLVLLGGGLASPASPGSVIAIGLVTPTGDVGAYIANFAAIIVAAIVSFLVSAIILKSSKKDDGNIEDATKKMEDMKGKKSSVAGHFNQQSNGQLPENVNKIIFACDAGMGSSAMGASLLRKKVKEAGIEGVTVTNTAISNLPADAQVVITQEELTPRAQSKLPSAYHISVDNFLSSPEYDKLIGSLQADVTPAQEELVEEAEAPVDAPDSGDDDLLLEENIFLNQSFATKEEAIRFAGEALAKAGYVEDSYVDAMIDREGITTTYMGNNVAIPHGTEEAKRAVLKSGFTIIQVPEGVDFNGEKAKLIFGIAGKDGTHLEILSSIAVICSEQENVDKMVLASSAKEIKDIINSN; the protein is encoded by the coding sequence ATGGCACAGTCTACTGTTAAAGTAAAGATTCAGAAGTTCGGTAACTTCCTGAGTTCCATGGTTCTGCCGAATATCGGTGCTTTTATCGCGTGGGGATTAATTACTGCGCTTTTCATTCCAGACGGCCTTATTCCAAATGAAAGCCTTGCCAGCCTTGTAGGTCCGATGGTAACGTATCTGTTACCACTCTTGATCGGATATACAGGTGGTAAATTGATTCACGATCAGCGGGGAGGAGTCGTCGGTGCCATCGCCACGATGGGTGTCATCGTCGGTGCGCCTGATACGCCGATGTTCCTCGGCGCCATGATCATGGGTCCCCTTGGTGCGTATGTCATCAAGAAGTTTGACCAACTGATCGACGGGAAAATCCGTTCAGGATTTGAAATGCTCGTCAACAACTTCTCAGCAGGGATCCTGGGCGGTATCCTCGCCATCCTTGCATTCCTCGGAATCGGTCCTGCGGTGAATGCGTTCACCCAAGTCCTTGTCCACGGTGTCGACTGGCTCATCGCAGCCCATCTATTGCCGCTGACAAGCATCTTGATCGAACCGGCCAAAATCTTGTTCCTGAATAACGCAATCAACCACGGGATCCTTTCCCCAATCGGTCTCGAGCAGGTTCAACAAACAGGGAAATCGGTCCTCTTCCTATTGGAAGCGAACCCTGGACCAGGTCTCGGTGTCCTGCTAGCGTACATGTTCTTCTCAAGAGGAACAGCGAAGCAATCCGCACCGGGTGCCGCCATCATCCATTTCTTCGGGGGGATCCACGAGATCTACTTCCCGTATGTGCTGATGAAACCGGCATTGCTCCTTTCTGTCATCCTTGGTGGTATGAGTGGAGTGCTGACCCTTGTCCTTCTTGGCGGAGGTCTTGCATCACCGGCTTCACCAGGTAGTGTCATCGCCATCGGATTGGTGACACCGACTGGAGACGTTGGAGCGTATATCGCAAACTTCGCGGCAATCATTGTGGCTGCCATCGTATCCTTCCTCGTGTCGGCCATCATCTTGAAATCAAGCAAAAAAGACGATGGAAACATCGAAGACGCTACAAAGAAAATGGAAGACATGAAAGGGAAGAAAAGCTCCGTTGCAGGTCACTTCAACCAGCAATCAAACGGACAGCTTCCTGAGAATGTGAACAAAATCATCTTTGCCTGTGATGCCGGAATGGGGTCCAGTGCAATGGGTGCTTCACTCCTTCGTAAGAAAGTGAAGGAAGCAGGCATTGAAGGCGTGACCGTCACCAACACGGCCATCAGCAATCTGCCGGCGGATGCCCAAGTGGTCATCACACAGGAAGAGCTGACGCCGCGTGCGCAAAGCAAGCTTCCAAGTGCGTACCACATCTCAGTGGATAACTTCCTATCCAGTCCCGAGTATGACAAATTGATCGGTAGCCTCCAGGCTGACGTGACACCTGCTCAAGAAGAGCTCGTGGAAGAAGCGGAAGCACCTGTTGACGCTCCTGACTCAGGAGATGATGATCTTCTACTAGAAGAGAACATCTTCTTGAATCAATCGTTCGCAACAAAAGAAGAAGCGATCCGATTTGCCGGTGAAGCATTGGCAAAAGCAGGATACGTGGAAGACAGCTATGTAGACGCCATGATCGACCGTGAAGGCATCACGACGACTTACATGGGTAATAACGTAGCCATCCCGCATGGGACGGAAGAAGCGAAGCGGGCAGTCCTGAAATCCGGATTCACCATCATCCAGGTTCCAGAGGGTGTCGACTTCAACGGAGAGAAAGCGAAGCTTATCTTCGGTATCGCCGGTAAGGACGGCACGCATCTTGAGATCCTCTCAAGCATCGCGGTCATCTGCTCCGAGCAGGAGAACGTCGACAAAATGGTCCTTGCTTCTTCTGCAAAAGAAATCAAAGACATCATCAATAGCAACTAA
- a CDS encoding BglG family transcription antiterminator, whose product MFITSREKAIIELIVKTSGKHTVHSLSAYLNVSGRTIQRNLKSIEGVLKQHQLELMRTPADGLFISGKNENIYRLIQQLAESEPTDETPEERKLRLLVTLLEGGSSFKMSVLANELGVSLSSLTTILDEVADWLAKFNVTLTRKRGVGVEVTADEGSRRNALASFSIVYFYEEIIDSLYSLQKGQDSALPVLGFYEPELLLATYESLGMVLDQEGVKLVDSDFVGLVVHICLSIQRVRRGHVLQSQGTPDESREYSLMKSVADILRERLSVTITEADVAFWSVILRGSKLQEPGATYYDSVFLGHLVKKLVSDVSAKLTVDLTDDFSLYQGLMAHMGPSIFRLQQKMELFNPLTDEIKKKYPVLFLAVKDSLELEFPDMRFPDAEVAYIVLHFGSALLMNEEKVKVDAVIVCPTGIGASKMLASRIKKELKIINPVGILSLNDFRDADPDDYDIVISTVRLPFTNLDYILVSPLLSEEDIMIIQTYVQNNIERITSRKYLKPVKPVKAEKKPTEIRGLLQEIKDVHTSIESILDHFRVYRKQSVTDHFTVMNEMVQQAKLDGLLTDEGKVMDKLMEREQRGGLGIPGTNMGLFHCLDPHVTQLVFQVAHLDQPFLIKGMNGKPMEMKSLLLMLAPEGLSERENEILSLISTSLIENQASMMIYSSTNEAMIYRKLEELFLDYVQQNLIKE is encoded by the coding sequence ATGTTCATTACATCCAGGGAAAAAGCGATCATCGAACTGATTGTGAAAACCTCGGGTAAACATACCGTCCACTCCCTTTCTGCGTATTTGAACGTGAGTGGACGGACGATCCAGCGCAATCTAAAGTCCATTGAGGGCGTATTGAAGCAGCATCAGCTCGAGCTCATGCGGACCCCGGCCGATGGCCTGTTCATCAGCGGGAAAAATGAAAACATCTACAGGCTCATCCAACAGCTCGCGGAATCCGAACCGACAGATGAAACACCTGAAGAAAGGAAGCTGCGGCTTCTCGTCACCCTGCTTGAAGGAGGCTCTTCCTTCAAAATGAGCGTACTTGCCAATGAGCTGGGCGTCAGCCTCTCAAGCCTGACCACCATCCTTGATGAAGTGGCCGACTGGCTCGCCAAGTTCAACGTCACGCTCACCCGCAAGCGGGGAGTGGGGGTGGAAGTGACGGCCGATGAAGGAAGCCGTCGCAATGCCCTGGCAAGCTTCTCCATCGTGTACTTCTATGAGGAGATCATCGATAGCTTGTATTCTCTGCAAAAAGGGCAGGACAGTGCCCTGCCTGTCCTCGGGTTTTATGAACCTGAGCTTCTCCTTGCGACCTATGAATCGCTCGGAATGGTATTGGATCAGGAAGGTGTGAAATTGGTAGACAGTGATTTCGTCGGCCTTGTCGTCCACATCTGCCTCTCCATCCAGCGGGTGCGGAGGGGTCATGTCCTTCAGAGCCAAGGAACTCCCGATGAATCAAGGGAATACAGCCTCATGAAGTCTGTCGCAGACATACTCAGGGAAAGGCTCTCTGTGACGATCACAGAGGCCGATGTCGCTTTCTGGTCGGTCATCCTCCGGGGATCGAAGCTGCAGGAACCGGGTGCCACCTACTATGATAGTGTGTTCCTCGGTCATCTCGTGAAGAAACTCGTGAGCGATGTTTCGGCCAAGCTCACCGTCGACCTGACCGATGATTTCTCCCTGTATCAGGGACTCATGGCGCATATGGGACCGTCGATCTTCCGCCTTCAACAGAAGATGGAGCTCTTCAATCCCCTGACGGATGAGATCAAGAAGAAGTACCCGGTCCTGTTCCTCGCCGTGAAGGACAGCCTGGAGCTGGAGTTTCCCGATATGCGATTCCCCGATGCTGAGGTTGCCTATATCGTCCTCCATTTCGGATCGGCCCTTCTCATGAACGAAGAAAAGGTGAAGGTCGATGCCGTCATCGTTTGTCCCACAGGCATCGGGGCATCCAAGATGCTCGCGAGCAGGATCAAGAAGGAACTGAAGATCATCAATCCTGTCGGCATTTTATCCCTCAATGACTTCAGGGATGCCGATCCCGACGACTATGATATCGTCATCTCCACCGTGCGCCTTCCGTTCACCAATCTGGATTATATCCTTGTCAGTCCGCTCTTGAGCGAAGAGGATATCATGATTATTCAGACGTACGTCCAGAACAACATTGAGAGGATCACAAGCAGGAAGTACCTGAAGCCGGTGAAACCGGTGAAGGCAGAGAAGAAGCCGACGGAGATCCGCGGGCTCCTGCAGGAAATCAAAGACGTCCACACAAGCATCGAATCGATCCTGGATCACTTCCGGGTGTACCGGAAGCAATCCGTGACGGATCATTTTACCGTCATGAACGAAATGGTCCAACAGGCGAAGCTCGATGGCCTCTTGACCGATGAAGGAAAGGTCATGGACAAGCTGATGGAAAGGGAACAGCGGGGCGGCCTTGGGATCCCCGGAACGAATATGGGGCTATTCCACTGTCTCGACCCTCACGTCACCCAGCTCGTGTTCCAGGTGGCGCATCTCGACCAGCCGTTCCTCATCAAAGGGATGAACGGGAAGCCCATGGAGATGAAAAGCCTTCTCCTAATGCTGGCTCCAGAAGGGTTGAGTGAAAGGGAAAATGAAATCCTCAGCCTCATCTCCACGAGCCTCATCGAAAACCAGGCGTCCATGATGATCTATTCCTCCACCAACGAGGCCATGATCTATCGAAAGCTCGAAGAACTCTTCTTAGACTATGTTCAACAAAACCTTATAAAGGAATGA
- a CDS encoding mannitol-1-phosphate 5-dehydrogenase yields MNKTIHFGAGNIGRGFIGALFAQSGYHVTFVDIADTIINKLNEEGTYQVKLATESNESETITNVSGLNNLHQEDEVVAGIAEATYLTTAIGPNILPRIAPLIAKGIEARLEKTSEPLYVIACENQISATDLLKGYILEHLSEATVSKMEGNVHFFNSAVDRIVPIQDQDSLDVLVEPYYEWVVETTETIPPVNGMTIVDELAPFIERKLFTVNTGHAVIAYLGYLQGKETIDQTLADEAIATQVRETLKETGAYLVKEYGLNEEDHLAYIEKIISRFQNAYLNDGVTRVGRAPIRKLGPEDRLIRPTTQAAKAGLGYTNLAKAIAAALLFDNPQDPEAVEVQSIIKEHGVAGALKEISSLDPDSAITKEIIAQYDALKA; encoded by the coding sequence ATGAATAAAACGATCCACTTTGGAGCAGGAAACATCGGCAGGGGCTTTATCGGCGCCCTATTCGCCCAATCAGGCTATCACGTCACCTTCGTTGATATCGCCGACACCATCATCAACAAGCTGAACGAAGAAGGCACCTACCAGGTGAAGCTGGCAACAGAATCAAACGAGTCCGAAACCATCACCAACGTCTCAGGATTGAATAATCTTCACCAGGAAGACGAAGTGGTCGCAGGCATCGCGGAAGCGACGTACCTTACAACGGCCATCGGACCGAACATCCTGCCGCGCATCGCACCCCTCATCGCCAAGGGAATCGAAGCACGTCTGGAGAAAACATCGGAGCCACTTTATGTGATTGCATGTGAAAACCAGATCAGCGCGACCGACCTGTTGAAAGGATACATCCTTGAGCACCTGTCCGAGGCAACCGTCAGCAAGATGGAAGGGAACGTCCACTTCTTCAACTCCGCCGTCGACCGCATCGTGCCGATCCAAGATCAGGATTCACTCGACGTCCTTGTTGAGCCATACTATGAGTGGGTAGTGGAAACGACTGAAACCATCCCACCAGTCAACGGAATGACGATCGTGGACGAGCTTGCCCCGTTCATCGAGCGCAAACTCTTCACCGTCAACACTGGCCATGCCGTCATTGCCTACCTCGGCTATCTGCAAGGGAAGGAAACCATCGATCAGACCCTAGCCGATGAAGCCATTGCCACTCAAGTGCGCGAGACGCTGAAAGAAACAGGAGCCTACCTCGTGAAGGAATACGGTTTGAATGAAGAGGATCACCTCGCATACATCGAGAAGATCATCTCCCGCTTCCAAAACGCTTACCTGAACGACGGCGTCACCAGGGTTGGCCGCGCGCCGATCCGTAAGCTCGGACCGGAAGATCGCTTGATCCGCCCGACCACGCAAGCAGCCAAAGCTGGCCTCGGCTACACGAATCTCGCAAAAGCCATCGCCGCTGCCCTGCTCTTCGACAACCCGCAAGATCCGGAAGCCGTCGAAGTCCAATCCATCATCAAAGAACACGGCGTAGCAGGCGCACTGAAGGAGATCAGCTCACTCGATCCAGACAGTGCCATCACCAAAGAAATCATCGCCCAATACGACGCGTTGAAAGCATAA
- a CDS encoding VOC family protein, giving the protein MIKGLYEAHLPVSDLERSVAFYEGLGLKLAKKYKKTAFFWIVKNESWIGLWEGEQANIPYHASIRHIAFRVELEDLRTAKEWLKERGISMREEFGFQPVEPIVMPDQAHAMVYFHDPDGNSLEFICRLENEPEEKPDMYLSEWEAYLKNKGLMA; this is encoded by the coding sequence ATGATCAAAGGATTATACGAAGCCCATTTACCCGTCAGCGACCTTGAGCGCTCGGTTGCATTTTATGAAGGGCTGGGACTGAAGCTCGCGAAGAAATACAAGAAAACCGCCTTCTTCTGGATCGTTAAGAATGAAAGCTGGATCGGGCTATGGGAAGGCGAGCAGGCAAACATCCCCTATCACGCGTCGATCAGGCACATCGCCTTCCGGGTCGAACTGGAAGACCTGCGCACGGCGAAGGAGTGGCTGAAGGAACGCGGCATATCCATGAGGGAAGAGTTCGGGTTCCAACCTGTGGAACCGATCGTCATGCCCGATCAGGCGCACGCCATGGTCTATTTCCATGACCCGGATGGGAATTCCCTTGAGTTCATCTGCAGGCTGGAAAATGAACCGGAAGAAAAACCGGATATGTATCTGAGTGAGTGGGAGGCGTATTTAAAGAATAAAGGCCTGATGGCATAA